A genomic segment from Actinoplanes sichuanensis encodes:
- a CDS encoding MarR family winged helix-turn-helix transcriptional regulator, whose amino-acid sequence MENVTDDIDRILAQWADERPDLDTEAMGVFGRIYRLSRLAGDATERAYARFGIARADFDVLATLRRSGAPFQLSPGALAASMMLSTGGTTARLDRLEKAGLVARSPDPNDRRGILVRLTPEGRAIADEAVTAGLAEQQRLLAHLPPAKRAQIGELLRDLLNGL is encoded by the coding sequence ATGGAGAACGTGACCGACGACATCGACCGGATCCTGGCCCAGTGGGCCGACGAACGCCCCGACCTGGACACCGAGGCGATGGGCGTTTTCGGACGCATCTACCGCCTGTCCCGCCTGGCCGGGGATGCCACCGAGCGCGCCTACGCCAGGTTCGGGATAGCCCGCGCCGACTTCGACGTGCTGGCCACCCTGCGGCGTTCAGGCGCCCCGTTCCAGTTGTCGCCGGGCGCGCTGGCCGCGTCGATGATGCTGAGCACCGGCGGCACCACGGCCCGCCTCGACCGGCTGGAGAAGGCCGGCCTGGTGGCCCGTTCCCCCGACCCGAACGACCGCCGGGGCATCCTGGTCCGCCTCACCCCGGAGGGCCGGGCCATCGCCGACGAGGCGGTCACCGCCGGCCTGGCCGAGCAGCAGCGCCTGCTGGCCCATCTTCCCCCGGCGAAGCGGGCCCAGATCGGCGAACTGTTACGCGACCTTCTGAACGGCCTCTGA
- a CDS encoding NAD-dependent epimerase/dehydratase family protein, which yields MRVIVFGATGMVGQGVLRECLLAPDVTEVLVVTRRPTGVEHSKLREVMLDDFADLSPIAGELTGYDACFYCLGVSSVGMDEAAYTRVSYDFPMAAARLLAPLGEDLTFVYVSGEGTDADSRLMWSRVKARTEREIMAMFRNGFAFRPGFIQPTHGVRAKTGWYDTAYTVIAPLVPLIRRVAPRYITTTDELGRAMLRAARGGYVERIVTTADMH from the coding sequence GTGCGGGTGATCGTTTTCGGGGCGACCGGGATGGTGGGTCAGGGTGTGCTGCGAGAGTGCCTGCTCGCGCCGGATGTGACCGAGGTGCTGGTGGTGACCCGCCGCCCGACGGGTGTCGAGCATTCGAAACTGCGTGAGGTGATGCTCGACGACTTCGCCGACCTGAGCCCGATCGCCGGCGAGCTCACCGGTTATGACGCCTGTTTCTACTGCCTGGGCGTGTCATCGGTGGGGATGGACGAGGCGGCCTACACCCGGGTGTCCTACGACTTCCCGATGGCCGCGGCCCGGCTGCTGGCCCCGCTCGGCGAGGACCTGACCTTCGTCTACGTCTCCGGTGAGGGCACCGACGCGGACAGCCGTCTGATGTGGTCCCGGGTGAAGGCCCGCACCGAGCGGGAGATCATGGCGATGTTCCGCAACGGCTTCGCCTTCCGTCCCGGGTTCATCCAGCCCACGCACGGTGTGCGCGCGAAGACCGGCTGGTACGACACCGCCTACACGGTGATCGCGCCGCTGGTCCCGCTGATCCGCCGGGTCGCGCCGCGCTACATCACCACCACCGACGAGCTCGGCCGGGCCATGCTGCGTGCCGCCCGCGGCGGTTACGTCGAGCGCATCGTCACGACGGCGGACATGCACTGA